The window caagacatcATCACTGATTTCTCTTATCATTGTATAAAGGGATCACCACTAGGCTCAAGTCCCTTAGTTGAAattatagatggatagatgagaaGACTTCCTCTACCCCAGGCATAGGTTGAAGGAGTTgggagaactttcttttctagtttGAAGAATCTTCTGTACAGGCTACTATCCAAGAAGCCCTTCCAGTCAGTTCAGCCCCCTGCCCCCCCTCCTTTTCCAAGTCACTCTTGGAAATGTATTAAACAACACTCTTCCTGAGGAGGGACCCACTGAAACTGACGGTGAAAAGAGTTAAGGTTACACAAGATAGAAAGGGAAGCCAAAATGAGAACAAAGACAGAGAGGTTAGAGTGTGAAAGTGTCCCATGTCCTTCTGGGATGGTGAGGGGATTGGAGATTACATAAAATGATCTAAAAGGATCAGATGAAGGAACTAGAAATGTTGAGCCTGAAGAAAAaactggggtggggcaggacaAGGAAAATATGGATAGCTGTCTTTAAGTAGTTGAGATGATCAcaagagattattattattaactttagAAGAAATGAGTTGAGACCAAAAgttgctgaggcagaatttgtcTTCATTTGATTCTGTGAAAGTGTGTCATAGGCATGAGTGCAATATGTGTCAGGTGTAACAAGGGACACCTTAATGTCTCAGAACAAAACCTGGCATTTTGGGTCTCATTTTAAAGGTAAagtttagttattattatttttttttaagtttagttagaagggggcagctaggtgtcacagtggataaagcaccagccctggattcaggaggacctgagttcaaatctgacctcagacacttgacacttactagctgtgtgaccctgggcaagtcacttaaccctcattgccctgtaacaattggaatgacgccacctactggagacttgctgtagaagagttccgcccatgaagcaaaggtctttgagggcaagaccaggagtcttttctttggcatcaggaagtgacgcgggctagtgggaggaggaaggaagagactggcgctctctctcactctcttccctttggactctggtggagaaggcagctagaaatgcgctcttcctttaatagatagaggagtctaggcctttcttctctctttaccaaattcttattctccttaataaatgcttaaaagtctaactcttgctaaagcttataatttattggcaaccactcattagattttagacagtttagctagaattttagcccttaacagccccaaggggaaaaagagagagagagagagagagagagagagagagagagagagagagagagagagagagagtgttagCTACTGAAacttgcaaagacaaaaacaagtctatccttgaggaatttatattctattagacTCCCCTCAAGGCCCTAATCAATTAAGTGAGAGGTTTTTATCTGATTTCCAAGGTCTTTTCAGTTTAATATTCTATGTATCATTAATTCAGGCTTATACCAGGATTCACTCCTTGCTTCCTGGGGCTTTTATAGCTACTCTCTCTTTTTATGATTTGTAGTGGTTGTTGCAAGGTAGTAGTGGCCAGGTCTGAGAAATGTTAGGGGTCTAAGATCTGAAGAATGTTAAGGGTTAGGTTTGGAAAGTGAGATGAGTTAGAAAAGGAGAATTATACTACTAAGTCTTTACTAGTAGGTCCTTCATGTGGGTTCAAAAATTGAGCGGCATAAATAAGTATAGAATGATGGCCATGTGGCTAGAAAGAATTCTGTACAAACAAGACctaggaatggctggacaagtcagggtatatgaatgtgatggaatactatggtgctctAAGACAAGATGAagggaatagtttcagaaaaaccttagacttgcatgaactgaggtggagtgaagtaaacagaaccaggagaacaatttgtacaataaaaataatattgtcaagaaaaataactttgaacgACTTGGGACCTCTGATCAAGATAAGggcaaccacaattccagaggactcaatGAAAGTTGCTACCCATCTTCAGATAGGGAGGTAGCAGACTCCAGAGTGTAGATTAGGGTGTGTATGCACAccaacatgcatatatacacatatacacatggctaatgtgggaatttggtTTTGGATTCATtgtacatgtttgtaacagactttgtttctgtttttcttgttttctccatGGAGgggatttggagctgaaaataaaagtgaattttaaaaagaccTGGGGAAGCTAGTATAATGCAAGCTCAAGTGGACCAGAGCACTTCAATAGAGCAGCCCAAAGAAGCAGGTGATCTGAGGCTACATAATTTGAAGAAGAGTGTTCAGACTGAGGGAGGTCAGAGCTTCTGCACATTGCCTTAGATTGATCATAATTGGAGCATTCCATAGTTATGGACACCAGAAGGTAAAGGTAAAGCACTAGAAACTGTACCCTGCAAGggctggttgaaggaactggaaaggCTAAGACGGGAGAAGAGAAGTTGGATTATTGTGTACAAGTAGAAGGGCTGAACTAAGAACTATGGGTAGGAGTAACAAACAAGGAAGTAGATCTGAGTCAAGTGAAACTCCTTAATAAACAGAGCTATCTGAACTGGAATGGGtttctcaggtagaggtgggggtgggaaggggaggtaCTGGGTTGTGAAGGGGTTCCTggggtcccttcccactctgagtTTCTGTGATTCTAGGCTGGGGGTTGAGAGGTTTGAAGCAGGATTGAAGTCAAGATCAAGGTGACTCACAGTCGTTCCTGTAGCAGTTGGACCCTTGTCCTTTATAAGGGTAAACATATTCTTCAATATCTGGTCTGGGTTTTCCCCCTTGAATTTCTTTTGGCCCAGTTCCTTTAACGCTACCTGGAACTGATTCCAATTGATGGTTCGGGCATTCTTTTCCCTGGTGGGATAGATAGACACCTTGACTCAGTTGTTTTGTGACATAAGGACTTTGACAATTCATACCCCGCTCCCCTGCCAACTCCATCATCCTTGCCTCAGAAACAGCTTTCCTAGATCTAGCAACCCAAACTAGAGCTTCTCCCTTAGCTCTAACACTCCAGAGTCCTTGCCTAGTTGCTTAACACCAGCAAGTAAATATGTAGCTGAGGCTTTATGGGGATAATCTAATAGTCCTGGATTAAAGGAGGGGGAAATCTGAATTCAAAGCTTCAGTGTTTcataattcattcatttgaaaagTATTTGAATATTAAGCACATACCAAGCACTGTACTACACCTTAGACACACAAAAAGGGATTAATGTAGCTCAGGCTCCAGGTTTAAGGGAGGTGGAAATCTGAATTCAAAGCCTCACTgcctccttcattcattcaacaaacatttaaatattaagCACATgccaggcacacacacacacacacacacacacacacacacacacaaaagtctCACTTCTCTATCTCCTCGTTCAATGATACCCCAGTGTCTCCTCGCACTTGTCATTCCTTTTATTACACAAAGCTATTTTTTcccatccctttcctcccttcctcaccccCCCATCAGCTATATTCTACTGGcctcctcacttcactttgctgaATACAATATCCACATCAGTGGAGGTGACTGCCTTGCCATCTATGATGCCACAATCCTTACACAACTTGGCAAAGTTCTTATTGTTGAGGTCATTGCCACTGGAGGAAGAATCCCCATAGGCGGCAAAAAGGTGAAAGGTTTTCTCCGCTTCGGATTCCATTGGTCAACTGGAGGTTAGGGAAGGGAGAGACGGGAAAAatagtggggagggagaaagggaagggaagggggaggggaaggggaagggggagccctagaaagagatagaaatgggatgaggatcaaagaagaggCAGTGGAGAGACCAAAGCCTCTATTCACTGTCCTCCAATCTTTCTTTATTACCCAacccccccaaccctcccccctccccccccacacttAGTCCTTTCCCAGAATCAGACAGGAACCaaccctcctccctcttttcacTTCGCACCTAAGAGGGACCAAATGGTGCCTAGTCCTGTCTGGCTTTTAGCTCTTTGGTGTAAGTATGTTGGGGGAAGGCAGAAAAGTGTGTGGTCTTGTGGAGATAGTATAAACTATGGGCACCTGGGGAGAGGAGGTAGGTTtttctgtgatctcatcattGTTTCTGTGACATCAATATGTTAACACCCCAG is drawn from Dromiciops gliroides isolate mDroGli1 chromosome 2, mDroGli1.pri, whole genome shotgun sequence and contains these coding sequences:
- the TPPP2 gene encoding tubulin polymerization-promoting protein family member 2, producing MESEAEKTFHLFAAYGDSSSSGNDLNNKNFAKLCKDCGIIDGKAVTSTDVDIVFSKVKEKNARTINWNQFQVALKELGQKKFKGENPDQILKNMFTLIKDKGPTATGTTKAVAVGGVDRLTDTSKYTGSHKERFDESGKGKGKAGRNDTKENSGYVSGYKGAGTYDQKQK